AAGAATAAGCCACCAGGCCGATCCGCATGACTGCGCTGAGCATGCTTTCGCGCGAGCGTGTGGGCGCCACTCCTAAAACGCCTCGTGGCGGCCGTAGCCCCGGGTCCGAAAGATGGTCGACCTATACGAAGCGGCTTTCGGGCGCGACTTGGTGACTGTGTCCGACTCGTTCCTGCTAGCCCACCCACACCGTCTTGGCGTTGCAGAACTCCCGGATTCCCAGGCCGGCCAACTCGCGGCCGTAGCCAGACCGCTTAATCCCGCCGAACCCTAGCTCGGGGTAGGACACCGTCATACCGTTGATGAACACCTGGCCGGCCTCGATGTCGTCGATGAAGCGTTGCTGCTCGGCCGGGTCCTGCGTCCACGCGTTGGAGCCGAGCCCGAAGGTCGTGGCGTTGGCGATCTCGATGGCTTCGTCGATGTCGGCCGCGCGGTACATCGAGGCGACCGGCCCGAATACCTCTTCGGTGTAAAGCGCCATGCCCTTGGTGATGTCGGTGATCACCGTCGGTGGGTAGAACCACCCCGGCCGGTCGGGCCGTTCGCCACCGAGGCGAACCTTCGCGCCGGCGGCGACTGCGTCGTCGACCTGCTTGGCGATCTCGTCGCGGCCGGACTCGGTGGCCAGCGGACCAACATCGGTGTCCGGGTCGGTCGGATCCCCGACCTTGAGGGCCTGCATCTGTTCGACGAACTTGTCCACGAATGCGTCGTAGATGTCGGTGTGCACGATGAATCTCTTTGCCGCGATGCAGGATTGGCCGTTGTTCTGCACCCGCGCTTTGACCGCGGTCTTGACCGCGTCGTCCAGCGGCGCCGACGGCATCACGATGAACGGGTCGCTGCCGCCGAGTTCGAGCACCGTGGGCTTGATCTCGTCGCCGCAGATTGCGGCGACGGCCTGGCCGGCCGGCTCGCTGCCGGTCAGGGTGGCGGCCGCGACGCGCGGGTCACGCAGGATGCGCTCGACAGCGCTCGACGAGACGAGCAGCGTTTGGAAACACCCGTCCGGGAACCCGCCGCGGGCGATCACATCGGACAGATACAGCGCGGACTTCGGCACGTTGGAGGCGTGCTTGAGGATGCCGACGTTGCCCGCCATTAGGGCGGGAGCGGCGAATCGGACCGCCTGCCACAGCGGAAAGTTCCACGGCATCACGGCCAGCACCACCCCGAGTGGCTGGTAGCGCACGTAGGCCTTCTTCGCGCCCACAGCGGCGGCATCGGCCGGTTCGTCGGCCAGCAACTTCTCGGCGTTTTCAGCGTAGTAGCGAAATCCCTTGGCGCACTTGAGTGTCTCCGCTTTAGCCGACCCGAGTGTCTTGCCCATCTCCAGGGTCATCATGGCTGCGACGTCGTCGGCTTCTTTCTCCAGCAGGTCGGCGGTCGCGTTTGCCCACTCGGCTCGCTGGGCATAAGTGGTCGAATGGCGGTAGTCGAGAAAGCGCTCGTGTGCGCGGGCGATCGCCGCGTCCACTTCGTCGTCGGTGGCCGCGGTGAAGGTTTCGACGGTCTCGCCGGTAGCCGGGTTGATGGTGGCGATGGGCACGCGGGCCCTCCTTCGTTCAGTGGGTTCTCGGAACGTCCACCATCTAGCCTGCCACTATTCTCAGCACCGGGAGGTGGCGGATGAGCACAGCGGCCCAACTGATGGTCAAGTGCCTGGAAAACGAGGGGGTGGAGGTCGTCTTCGGGATTCCCGGGGAAGAGAACATCCGCTTTATCCAGGCGTTGGCGCGCTCGCAGATCCGCTACGTGCTCACCCGTCACGAGCAGGCCGCGGCGTTCATGGCCGAGATGTATGGCCGGGTCACTGGTCGCGCCGGTGTAGTTTCGGCAACCCTGGGGCCGGGGGCGATCAATATGCAACTCGGCGTGGCCGACGCCACCACCAACAGCACACCGGTCGTCGCCATCTCGGCGCAGGTCGGTCAGGACCGCGAGTACAAGGAATCCCACCAGTACGTGGATCTGGTGTCGATGTTCGCTCCGATCACCCGCTGGTCGGCCCCGATTCCCACGCCGCATGCGATACCCGAGATGGTCCGCAAGGCGTTCAAGGTCGCC
The nucleotide sequence above comes from Mycobacterium vicinigordonae. Encoded proteins:
- a CDS encoding NADP-dependent succinic semialdehyde dehydrogenase is translated as MPIATINPATGETVETFTAATDDEVDAAIARAHERFLDYRHSTTYAQRAEWANATADLLEKEADDVAAMMTLEMGKTLGSAKAETLKCAKGFRYYAENAEKLLADEPADAAAVGAKKAYVRYQPLGVVLAVMPWNFPLWQAVRFAAPALMAGNVGILKHASNVPKSALYLSDVIARGGFPDGCFQTLLVSSSAVERILRDPRVAAATLTGSEPAGQAVAAICGDEIKPTVLELGGSDPFIVMPSAPLDDAVKTAVKARVQNNGQSCIAAKRFIVHTDIYDAFVDKFVEQMQALKVGDPTDPDTDVGPLATESGRDEIAKQVDDAVAAGAKVRLGGERPDRPGWFYPPTVITDITKGMALYTEEVFGPVASMYRAADIDEAIEIANATTFGLGSNAWTQDPAEQQRFIDDIEAGQVFINGMTVSYPELGFGGIKRSGYGRELAGLGIREFCNAKTVWVG